A segment of the Candidatus Desulfatibia profunda genome:
TTTAATCCGGATGTTGTGGTGCTTGATGATGCCTTTCAACACCTAAAGCTTGTGCGGGATATTGATTTGGTGCTGCTGGATTATCGCCGACCGTTCGGTAATATGCATTTATTGCCAAGGGGCATTTTGCGGGAACCGATATCTGCGCTCATGCGAGGTGACGCTTTTATTTTAACAAGGTCTGATGCCGCCGGCGATTCTGAAACAGCCATTTCTCTGAATAAGCTTAAACACTATTTGCGAGGGAAGCCGATATTTAAAGCGTTTCATATCCCCAGTATCCAGATGGTTGTACAAGGGGCGGCGGTCAACACCGGGAGGAAATCGGAGGCTGCATCGGTGTTGGGAACGGAGTTTTTACAAGGACGCCACGTATTTGCCTTTTCAGGTCTGGCCGGCAATCATGATTTTCATCGAACGGTCGCCGGTCTGAAGTGCGTTGTTGCAGGTTCTCTGGAATTTTCGGATCATCATCCCTATGCGGACGTGGATCTTGAACATATCGTGCGGTCAGCCATGGCGGCCAAAGCGGATTACCTTGTCACCACCGAAAAAGACTATGTCCGCATTGCTCACAGAATCACATGGCCCATGGATCTTGTGGTGCTCGGCCTAGATAGCGCCTTCGGTGATGATAGCGAGGCCTTTAATGCTTTCATTCAAAACAGGACCGCAGAACTGATAAAAAGAAGTTCATGAAAATGGGAAAACCAACCATAAGCATTGCCGTGATCGCAAAGAACGAAGCCGACCGGATCGGTCGTCTGCTGGAGAGGGCCTCTTTTGCTGATGAGGTGGTCGTCGTCGATTCCGGAAGCAGGGACGGTACGCAAGCCCTCTGCGAACAGGCCGGAGCCATGGTTATATTTAATGAGTGGCCGGGCTATGCAAACCAAAAGAATTTTGCGATGGAACAGACCACATCAGAATGGATTCTCAATCTTGATGCCGATGAAGAAGTATCGGCGGCTCTGGCTGCAGAGATCAGCAATGCTGTTCGGTATGCCGCTCCGGAAGTGCATGCTTTTTCCATGCCCAGATTATCCCGCTATCTCGGGCGCTGGATAAAACACGGCGGATGGTATCCGGACCGTAAAGTGCGCCTTGTCCGTAAGGGAAACGGCAAGTGGAGTAGTGATCAGTTACATGAAAAACTTCTGGTTGATGGAAAAGTTGAGCGTCTGTCAGAACCGATTCTTCACCACGTTTACCGGCATATTTCAGATCAAGTGAAAACCATAGACAGGTTTTCGGATATTTATGCCGTCCAAAGAGCTCCGGCCGGCAGCGGGTTTGTCCTGGCCGGTGCAGGACATGCTCTCGGGAAATTTTTGGAGTGCTATGTCTGGAAGCTTGGCGTTCTGGACGGGATACCGGGGTTAATTATTGCCATGAATTCTGCCTGGTATGTGTTTTTGAAGCATGCCAAAGCGTGGGAACGTGGCTTTACAGGAGAAAAATAAGGGTCCATCGCGGATTTGTGTGAAGGCCCGGACTTGGTTCTAATTTCAGCCACCCAATTGTTTGGGTTTCAGGTGCCAGATGTCAGGAGCGTGGATGCTCAGTTTTGTTATTTTTAATTGAAATTCATTGTAGCCCTTCTTATCGAAGATGCCGCTCGCAGAGCGGCGCGGGGCTACGGGGATAGGAATTTTAGCCTTTTGCCAATCAGCGGCGTAGCCGCGTTTCATAAAATCGTAATACGATTTTATTTGGGTTATGTTTGACTTAGAAAAAGCAGCTTACAAATCCATCGAAACCGTGTTCAGGCTTATCGGCCTGATACCGCGGAAATGGACTTTCAGATTAGGCAATTTCCTGGGTCATTTATTGTTTATGGCCGATGGAAAGCACCGTGACATCGTTTTGAGCAATTTATCCCGTGCCTTTGGTCACGAAAAGAGTCCATATGAGATCAAAATGCTCGCCAAACAGGTTTTCACAAATTCCCTTCAGATTGTGTTTGATATCGGCTGGTCCCTTCGTTTGGATAAAGAGCAGTTGATGAAGTATTTTACGATTGAAGGCCGGTCCAATATCAAAAATGCCTATGAACAGGGCAGGGGTGTATTGGTGCTTACGGCCCATTTTGGCAACTGGGAACTTTTGTCGGTCCTTGGCGCCATGCTCAACTACCCCTTGAGTGTTGTCTATCGTCCGCTTGACTTTAAACCCCTGGAGCGATTTTTTATTCATCTGAGAACCCGCTTCGGCGGCAAGGTGGTTCCCAATAAACGCTCCTTGCTCGCGCTGTTAAGAAGTCTGGGGCGCGGTGAAATGGTGGTACTGCTGATGGATCAGAATGTCGACTGGTATGAAGGTGTTTTCGTGGACTTTCTGGGGCATAGGGCTTGTACCAACAGTGGTTTGGCGTTATTGGCCTTAAAAACCCGGGCACCGGTGGTTCCCGTTTTTATGGTACGTGAAAAAGAGGGCTTTATAGCCAATTTTTTGCCGGAAATCCCGCTTCAAAAAACCGGGGATCAAACCCGGGATATGGAAGACAATACCCAGCAGTATAATCATGTCATAGAATCGTTTTTGCGCCGATATCCGGACCAATGGTTCTGGTTCCATCAGCGCTGGAAGACTAGACCGTATCAGCCGTGGCCCAGAAATTAAAAAAGTTCTATCAAAAATGACCATAAAATTAATCAACACGGAAAATATTAAGCGTCTGCTGATCCGATCCACCAACTGGATCGGCGATGCGATCATGACCACACCTGCGGTCCGTTCAATACGGGAAAACTTTCCCAGAGCCCACATCAGCATTCTGGCAAAGCCTTGGGTGGCCCCGGTTTTTGAAAACAGTATCCACGTGGATACTGTCTTGATTTATGACGGCTCCGGACGGCATAAAGGTATTTGGGGCAGATTGCGGCTGGCCAGGGATTTGAGGCAATATCATTTTGAAGCGGCGATTCTTTTGCAGAATGCTTTTGAAGCGGCACTGATTACGTTTCTGGCCGGCATTCCCCTCAGAATCGGTTACAACACCGATGGCAGAAGTTTTCTGTTGACCCATCCAGTGCCCTGCAAACCAGAATATAAAAAATATCATCAAACCAGGTATTATCTTAATATCCTCCAGGGGGCCGGGTTAAAGAACGGCAATCAGGACCTCTTTTTTATTGTGAACAGCAAACAGCGCGAGCGCGCCCGAGAAATTTTATCTGAGCACGGCATATCAAAACAAGAACGTATCGTAGGGATAAATCCCAGTGCTACCTATGGGCCTGCCAAACAGTGGCCTATTGAGCGCTATGCCCGACTGGCTGATAAAATACAGGGTTTATCGGATGTTCGTATCGTTATTTTCGGCGGGCCGGAAGACATACCGCTCGGCCGTAAAATATCGCAAATGATGAAACAAACACCAGTTGATCTATCGGGCCGGACTGAACTGGGGGAGGCCATGGCCTTAATCGAACGGTGCAGCCTTTTTGTTACCAATGATTCCGGTTTAAT
Coding sequences within it:
- the lpxK gene encoding tetraacyldisaccharide 4'-kinase, producing GSDSPFLSLRSFLSMVSSVYGGGVKLRQHVYNKGILQPKRLPCMVISVGNLTLGGTGKTPMTVLVAKHLRRLAYQVVVISRGYKGRAEKTGGIVSDGRSVFMRPEIAGDEPYLMAAKLKNIPVVVGRDRFEAGMLAVRKFNPDVVVLDDAFQHLKLVRDIDLVLLDYRRPFGNMHLLPRGILREPISALMRGDAFILTRSDAAGDSETAISLNKLKHYLRGKPIFKAFHIPSIQMVVQGAAVNTGRKSEAASVLGTEFLQGRHVFAFSGLAGNHDFHRTVAGLKCVVAGSLEFSDHHPYADVDLEHIVRSAMAAKADYLVTTEKDYVRIAHRITWPMDLVVLGLDSAFGDDSEAFNAFIQNRTAELIKRSS
- a CDS encoding glycosyltransferase family 2 protein, giving the protein MGKPTISIAVIAKNEADRIGRLLERASFADEVVVVDSGSRDGTQALCEQAGAMVIFNEWPGYANQKNFAMEQTTSEWILNLDADEEVSAALAAEISNAVRYAAPEVHAFSMPRLSRYLGRWIKHGGWYPDRKVRLVRKGNGKWSSDQLHEKLLVDGKVERLSEPILHHVYRHISDQVKTIDRFSDIYAVQRAPAGSGFVLAGAGHALGKFLECYVWKLGVLDGIPGLIIAMNSAWYVFLKHAKAWERGFTGEK
- a CDS encoding lysophospholipid acyltransferase family protein; the encoded protein is MFDLEKAAYKSIETVFRLIGLIPRKWTFRLGNFLGHLLFMADGKHRDIVLSNLSRAFGHEKSPYEIKMLAKQVFTNSLQIVFDIGWSLRLDKEQLMKYFTIEGRSNIKNAYEQGRGVLVLTAHFGNWELLSVLGAMLNYPLSVVYRPLDFKPLERFFIHLRTRFGGKVVPNKRSLLALLRSLGRGEMVVLLMDQNVDWYEGVFVDFLGHRACTNSGLALLALKTRAPVVPVFMVREKEGFIANFLPEIPLQKTGDQTRDMEDNTQQYNHVIESFLRRYPDQWFWFHQRWKTRPYQPWPRN
- the waaF gene encoding lipopolysaccharide heptosyltransferase II — encoded protein: MTIKLINTENIKRLLIRSTNWIGDAIMTTPAVRSIRENFPRAHISILAKPWVAPVFENSIHVDTVLIYDGSGRHKGIWGRLRLARDLRQYHFEAAILLQNAFEAALITFLAGIPLRIGYNTDGRSFLLTHPVPCKPEYKKYHQTRYYLNILQGAGLKNGNQDLFFIVNSKQRERAREILSEHGISKQERIVGINPSATYGPAKQWPIERYARLADKIQGLSDVRIVIFGGPEDIPLGRKISQMMKQTPVDLSGRTELGEAMALIERCSLFVTNDSGLMHVAAALNVLLIAIFGSTNSTTTGPLSSNSRIVQVPVECSPCLKPECLEGHLKCMGKIDVDMVFDVAKEMMRA